A genomic region of Oryza glaberrima chromosome 1, OglaRS2, whole genome shotgun sequence contains the following coding sequences:
- the LOC127775922 gene encoding rust resistance kinase Lr10-like, which produces MAIHGVFHCSTTAILRVISVLCLLAVLVPDAGGRHHRHGCPPFTCGNLSSVSSPFRRRGDPSECGVLSYELNCADDKATIQIDNGTYYVTGINYTDSTFLIVDADISDSPSSCPLPRWNSLREPSFQRKSHRTIELAPAIWTRIASFVNCSQEIKNSSWIMYMPVACLSTSRSFVYVLTGQQSALIQTLEPSCGYLAMTPLGGRDSVAPVNESLSLSYADVVKSMRKGFRVQFPFRDRTVGGSFKQCLMDSIPVSTSTGKTDWFGTILSADTNFLLCISVDQIPSRYFMPLGIMLYVIAYALQIRKMIAALCRFLLMPLAVLVFLAHKYWKTRVTIDAVEKFLRMQQMLGPTRYAYTDITAITGHFREKLGQGGYGSVYKGVLLPGDLHVAVKMLNGNSNCNGEEFISEVATIGMIHHVNVVRLVGFCSEEMRRALVYEHMPRGSLDKYIFLSERSFSWDKINEIALGIARGINYLHQGCDMQILHFDIKPHNILLDDNFVPKVADFGLAKLYPRDKSFVSDRALRGTVGYMAPEMVSRSFGVISGKSDVYSFGMLLLEMAGGRRNVDPNADSSKSKAYYPSWVYDQLIADQQVDEISNVADMHELERKLCLVGLWCIQMKSHDRPTMSEAIEMLEGGVDALQVPPRPFFCDGDGIGNGMPPPQVMDSYFHSSELTAISEEDDGIVE; this is translated from the exons ATGGCGATTCATGGTGTGTTTCATTGCTCTACTACTGCTATCCTGCGGGTAATTTCTGTCCTGTGTTTGCTTGCAGTTCTTGTCCCAGATGCAGGTGGGCGGCATCATCGGCATGGCTGCCCTCCGTTCACCTGTGGTAATCTTAGCAGCGTGTCGTCTCCTTTCCGCCGGCGAGGTGACCCATCTGAGTGTGGAGTTCTGTCGTACGAGCTCAATTGTGCCGATGACAAGGCTACAATTCAGATTGACAACGGAACATACTATGTGACGGGCATCAACTACACTGATTCTACCTTCTTGATCGTTGATGCTGACATCTCGGATTCACCTAGCAGTTGCCCTCTTCCTCGATGGAATTCCCTTCGCGAGCCCAGTTTCCAGCGCAAGTCGCACCGCACCATTGAATTGGCCCCTGCAATATGGACTAGGATAGCTAGCTTTGTCAATTGTTCGCAGGAAATAAAGAACAGTAGCTGGATTATGTACATGCCCGTCGCTTGCCTGAGCACCAGCAGATCCTTCGTTTATGTGTTAACTGGCCAACAATCTGCTCTTATTCAGACCCTTGAGCCTTCTTGTGGGTACCTAGCCATGACTCCTTTGGGTGGTCGGGACAGTGTAGCACCAGTAAATGAAAGCTTAAGCTTAAGCTATGCAGACGTAGTAAAATCTATGAGGAAAGGATTTAGAGTCCAATTTCCTTTCAGAGATCGTACAGTTGGTGGAAGCTTTAAGCAATGCCTAATGGATTCGATCCC TGTATCGACTAGTACAGGCAAAACCGATTGGTTTGGTACCATTCTTTCGGCGGATACAAATTTCCTGCTCTGCATATCCGTTGATCAAATTCCGTCACGTTACTTTATGCCTTTGGGTATAATGTTATATGTAATAGCATATGCCTTGCAGATCCGGAAGATGATTGCAG CACTATGCAGGTTTCTGTTGATGCCCTTGGCTGTATTGGTTTTCCTTGCACACAAGTACTGGAAAACAAGGGTTACAATTGATGCAGTCGAGAAGTTTCTCCGAATGCAACAAATGCTCGGACCGACAAGGTATGCCTACACTGATATCACTGCAATCACAGGCCATTTCAGAGAGAAGCTTGGCCAAGGAGGTTATGGCTCTGTATACAAGGGTGTGCTGCTCCCGGGTGATCTCCATGTGGCTGTCAAGATGCTGAATGGCAACTCCAACTGTAATGGAGAAGAATTCATCAGTGAAGTTGCCACCATAGGCATGATTCACCATGTTAATGTTGTGCGTCTTGTGGGGTTTTGCTCCGAGGAAATGAGAAGGGCCCTAGTTTATGAACACATGCCTAGAGGATCTCTAGATAAGTATATTTTCTTGTCTGAGAGAAGTTTCTCATGGGACAAGATCAATGAGATTGCTCTAGGCATTGCTAGGGGGATCAACTACTTGCACCAAGGGTGTGATATGCAGATTCTACACTTTGATATCAAGCCACACAACATCCTTCTTGATGATAACTTTGTTCCGAAAGTTGCTGATTTTGGCCTCGCTAAACTGTACCCGAGGGATAAGAGTTTTGTGTCGGACAGGGCTTTACGGGGAACAGTGGGTTATATGGCTCCTGAGATGGTATCCCGGAGTTTTGGTGTCATATCCGGCAAATCCGATGTCTATAGCTTTGGAATGCTACTACTTGAGAtggctggaggaagaagaaacgTGGACCCAAATGCAGATTCAAGTAAAAGTAAGGCGTACTACCCATCATGGGTGTATGACCAGCTAATAGCAGATCAACAAGTTGATGAGATATCCAACGTTGCTGACATGCATGAGCTGGAGAGGAAGCTATGCCTTGTTGGGCTGTGGTGCATTCAGATGAAATCACACGATCGGCCGACGATGAGTGAGGCAATAGAGATGCTCGAAGGGGGTGTGGATGCGTTGCAAGTGCCTCCGAGACCATTTTTCTGCGATGGGGATGGcattggcaatggcatgccACCTCCACAAGTCATGGATTCTTACTTTCACTCCTCCGAGCTTACTGCAATTTCCGAAGAGGACGATGGAATAGTTGAATAG